GTAATCTAAAAGAGTTTGATACGGTTAGAAATTTCTTCTCATCAGCCTCATTGGCAGCCATTGTCGATCTTCCATTCGCGATCATTTTCTTGATAGTTACTTATTTTATAGGAAGCTATATCGTACTAGTGCCAATTATTATCATGATAGCTATTTTATGTTATACATTCTTTATAAAAGATCCACTTCAAAATGCTATTAAGAGTACATTTGAGGCTTCGGCTATAAAAAATGGAATTTTAATAGAGAGCCTTAGCAGTCTTGAAACCATCAAAACTCTTGGTGCTAGTGGCCATATACAATGGAACTGGGAAGAGGCAACTGGTGAGATAGCAAATAGAAGCATTAAATCAAAAATTATCACAACTTCGATAACGACTGTTACATCTTTTTTAGTGCAATTAAATACTATTGCTATCATCGTTCTTGGTGTCTATATGATACAAGATACGCATCTTACAATGGGTGGTCTTATCGCTGCGGTTATGCTTAGCTCTCGCGCTATCGCTCCTATGGGACAAGTAGCTTCACTAGCTGCAAATTTTGAGCAGACAAAAACAGCCTATCAAAGTCTTAGTAAGATTATGCAAATGCCTGTTGAAAGGCCAGAGGGTAAAAAATTTGTTAGAAGAAATTCTTTTGATGGAAAGATTGAGTTTAAAAATGTAAGCTTTACATATCCAGATACCACAAAAGGTTCGCTTGATAGGATAAATTTTGTTATTCAGCCAGGTGAAAAAGTTGGCATTATAGGCAAAAATGGCTCCGGAAAAACTACTTTGCAAAAGCTCATTTTGGGACTTTACTCACCAACCGAAGGCTCAGTGCTAATCGATGGTATTGATATTAATCAAATCGATCCAGCCGATCTTAGGCGAAACATCGGCTACGTTCCGCAAGATGTTGTGCTTTTTAAAGGAACGGTTAGAGAAAATATTGTTCAAAAAGCACCATATGTTGATGATATTCAGATTATAAAAGCAGCCAAAGTAAGTGGAGTTGATGAATATGTAAATGCTCATCCGCTTGGATTTGACATGCCAGTTTTTGAAAGAGGCGATGGCATAAGTGGTGGACAGCGTCAAAGCATAGCTGTGGCTAGGGCATTTTTGCTAGATAGTCCTATTATTTTGCTTGATGAGCCAACAAATTCTCTTGATAATACGGTTGAAAATAAGTTAAAAATAAATTTAAAGACAAATACAGCAAATAAAACGATGCTGCTTGTCACGCATAGGACGTCGATGCTAGATCTTGTTGATAGACTTATAGTTATGGACAATGGCAAAATTTTATTGGACGGACCAAGAGATGAAGTTTTAGCAAGACTTAGTGGGAAGTGATCATGCAAGAAGATATCAAGAATAAACAAAATGAAAATCCAAAAACTGAAAAAAGATTAATTTCTGAAAATAACATAAAAGAACAAGAGGAAGCTAGTAATAAAATTTTAAATAGTGTAGATGATATAAAGTCGAATCTTCAAACAAAAAATTATGATGCTTATGATTTGAAATTTATGTCAAGTCTTTCTGAGGCTGTTTTGGCTAAAGCCCCATCAACATCTAAAAAGATACTCTATACGGTTGCTATAACTATGTTTTGGCTTCTTGTTTGGGCCTCTTGGGCACAAATAGATGAGATCACAAGAGGTAGTGGTAAGATCATCCCGTCTGGAAAAAACCAAGCGATACAAAATCTCGAAGGCGGTATAGTCGATCAAATTTTTGTAAAAGAGGGTGACGAAGTTAAGAAAGATCAAATTCTAATAAGGCTAGATAATAAAAATTTTACGAGTAGTTATGGTGAGTCAAAACTAAGACTTGATGAACTTCAAGCAAAATTTATGAGACTTGATGCTGAGGCAAATGATAAGGAATTTGACTACGATGAAGCTAGAGATGCGAACAATAGCAAAGCCATAAGATATGAGCTAAGTTTGCATAGTTCAAATATCGATCACTTAAATGAACAGATAGGAATTTTAACAGAGCAAATTCATCAACGCCAGAGTGAATTGGTCGAACTAAAAAATAAAATTTCTCAAACTCAAAATAGCTATAATCTTGTTCTAAAAGAAAAGGCTATTATGGAGCCAATCTTTAAAAAAGGTCTTGTTAGTGAGGTTGAATACATCCAGCTTCAAAGACGAGTAAATGATCTAAGAGGTGAGCTTGA
The sequence above is drawn from the Campylobacter concisus genome and encodes:
- a CDS encoding HlyD family type I secretion periplasmic adaptor subunit; the protein is MQEDIKNKQNENPKTEKRLISENNIKEQEEASNKILNSVDDIKSNLQTKNYDAYDLKFMSSLSEAVLAKAPSTSKKILYTVAITMFWLLVWASWAQIDEITRGSGKIIPSGKNQAIQNLEGGIVDQIFVKEGDEVKKDQILIRLDNKNFTSSYGESKLRLDELQAKFMRLDAEANDKEFDYDEARDANNSKAIRYELSLHSSNIDHLNEQIGILTEQIHQRQSELVELKNKISQTQNSYNLVLKEKAIMEPIFKKGLVSEVEYIQLQRRVNDLRGELDAAVLAVPRVESTIKEAKNKIEEAKLAFKNNAKKELNEVSAEIARINESQISLSDRVERTYVRSPVNGIVSKMMVHTVSGVIKPGENIAEIVPLEDKLVAEVKVKPADVAFLRPGLDTMVKFTAYDFSIYGGLKGKVTQISADTETNEKTGESYYLVRIETEKNYLGSEEKPLRIKVGMIVSADIITGKKTILDYLLKPILKAKQNALTER
- a CDS encoding type I secretion system permease/ATPase translates to MHSDKIKDELLQCLVIFTKLHNNPYSADALTIGLPVKDGDEIELFSLKSSRSLFSRAASRAGFASTLVRKDLEQISPLVLPCILMLRGKKACILQSFSKDKKTANIITPELSTGTSTIEISKLKEEYLGYAYYLKREFVPEDTSSTKLIDAGNDHWFWGTLKRSKKIYFDVVLASFIINLFVLASPLFTMNVYDRVVPNNAVETLWVLALGVSVVYGIDLFLKFVRSYFLEIAGKKSDIIMSSILFERVMDMKFSNKPKSVGSFASNLKEFDTVRNFFSSASLAAIVDLPFAIIFLIVTYFIGSYIVLVPIIIMIAILCYTFFIKDPLQNAIKSTFEASAIKNGILIESLSSLETIKTLGASGHIQWNWEEATGEIANRSIKSKIITTSITTVTSFLVQLNTIAIIVLGVYMIQDTHLTMGGLIAAVMLSSRAIAPMGQVASLAANFEQTKTAYQSLSKIMQMPVERPEGKKFVRRNSFDGKIEFKNVSFTYPDTTKGSLDRINFVIQPGEKVGIIGKNGSGKTTLQKLILGLYSPTEGSVLIDGIDINQIDPADLRRNIGYVPQDVVLFKGTVRENIVQKAPYVDDIQIIKAAKVSGVDEYVNAHPLGFDMPVFERGDGISGGQRQSIAVARAFLLDSPIILLDEPTNSLDNTVENKLKINLKTNTANKTMLLVTHRTSMLDLVDRLIVMDNGKILLDGPRDEVLARLSGK